In the Hordeum vulgare subsp. vulgare chromosome 7H, MorexV3_pseudomolecules_assembly, whole genome shotgun sequence genome, one interval contains:
- the LOC123412477 gene encoding probable LRR receptor-like serine/threonine-protein kinase At3g47570, producing MARPAAASVALLLLSCVAAAAGTDRDALLAFKAGVTSDPTGALRSWNNDTGFCRWAGVNCSPAGRVTTLDVGSRRLAGMLSPAIADLAHLELLNLTDNAFSGAIPASLGRLGRLEWLSLCDNAFTGGIPAALRGLGNLTTAYLNANNLTGRVPAWLGAMPALMKLRLSTNSLSGRIPPSLANLKTIQRLELAENQLEGDIPDGLTRLPNLQFFTVYQNRLSGEIPPGFFNMSSLQGLSLANNAFHGELPPDTGAGWPNLLYLFLGGNRLTGRIPATLSNATKLLSISLANNSFTGQVPPEIGKLCPESLQLSNNQLTATDAGGWEFLDNLTSCDALTGILLDGNKLAGALPSSVTRLSTQLMWLSMSGNRISGVIPPSINKLVGLQALDLRHNLFAGTIPEGIGKLENLQELQLQGNELTGPVPSTIGDLTQLLSLDLSGNSLNGSIPPSLGNLQRLVLLNLSGNGLTGVVPRELFGLSTMSSAMDLSRNQLDGVLPREVGQLAKLTFMALSGNRFIGDVPAELGGCQSLEFLDLHSNLFAGSIPPSLSRLKGLRMMNLSSNRLSGAIPPELAQITALQGLDLSRNELSGGVPAGLANMSSLVQLDVSGNNLVGDVPHRGVFANATGFKMAGNSALCGGAPQLRLQPCRTLADSTGGSHLFLKIALPIIGAALCIAVLFTVLLWRRKRKSRTTSMTARSVLNGNYYPRVSYADLAKATDGFAEANLVGAGKYGCVYRGTLALKTKGNLSHEAMAVAVKVFDLRQAGACKTFLSECDTLRNARHRNLIGIVTCCASVDAAGGEFRALVFDFMPNSSLDRWLHPGPSDVRKHGGLSLVQRLGIAVDIADALSYLHNSCDPPIVHCDLKPGNVLLGDDMTARIGDFGLAQLLLLDAPGGTESTIGIRGTIGYVAPEYGTTGSVSTAGDAYSYGVTLLEILAGKAPTDGGLGDGTTLPELVAAAFPERIEQVLDPALLPMEELDRSVSVSASISTMSTASLSYSEDSEVRVTARDCVVAAVRVALSCCRRAPYERMGMREAAAEMHLIRDACLRACGAEKPVVQDLPVP from the exons ATGGCGAGGCCAGCGGCTGCATCGGTGGCTCTGCTCCTGCTGTCCTGtgtagcggcggcggcgggcaccGACCGGGACGCGCTGCTGGCGTTCAAGGCCGGCGTGACGTCCGACCCGACGGGCGCGCTCCGGTCGTGGAACAACGACACGGGCTTCTGCCGGTGGGCCGGGGTGAACTGCAGCCCCGCGGGGCGCGTCACCACCCTGGACGTCGGCTCGCGTCGCCTCGCCGGCATGCTCTCCCCGGCCATCGCCGACCTCGCGCACCTCGAGCTTCTCAACCTCACCGATAACGCATTCTCCGGCGCCATCCCGGCGAGCCTTGGCCGGCTCGGGCGCCTCGAGTGGCTCAGCCTCTGCGACAACGCCTTCACCGGCGGGATACCCGCCGCGCTCCGCGGCCTCGGGAACCTCACCACCGCGTACCTCAACGCCAACAACCTCACCGGCCGCGTCCCCGCCTGGCTCGGTGCCATGCCGGCGCTCATGAAGCTGAGGCTCAGCACGAACTCGCTCTCCGGCCGCATCCCGCCGTCGCTCGCCAACCTCAAGACGATCCAGCGGCTTGAGCTCGCAGAGAACCAACTGGAGGGCGACATCCCCGACGGGCTCACGCGCCTCCCGAATCTCCAGTTCTTCACCGTGTACCAGAACCGCCTCTCCGGCGAGATCCCGCCGGGTTTCTTTAACATGTCGTCGCTGCAGGGCCTCTCCCTCGCCAACAACGCGTTCCATGGCGAGCTCCCGCCGGACACAGGCGCGGGCTGGCCGAACCTCTTGTACCTCTTCCTCGGCGGCAACCGCCTCACCGGGCGCATCCCGGCGACGCTCTCCAACGCCACCAAGCTGCTGTCCATCAGCCTCGCCAACAACAGCTTCACCGGCCAGGTGCCGCCGGAGATCGGCAAGCTCTGCCCGGAGTCGCTGCAGCTGTCCAACAACCAGCTCACGGCGACCGACGCCGGCGGCTGGGAGTTCCTGGACAATCTCACGAGCTGCGACGCCTTGACAGGAATCTTGCTCGATGGCAACAAGCTCGCCGGCGCGCTGCCGAGCTCTGTCACGCGCCTCTCGACGCAGCTCATGTGGTTGAGTATGTCGGGCAATCGCATCTCTGGCGTTATCCCGCCGAGCATCAACAAGCTCGTGGGGCTACAGGCGCTGGACCTCCGGCATAATCTCTTCGCTGGCACGATCCCGGAGGGGATCGGTAAGCTGGAGAACCTCCAAGAGCTGCAGTTGCAGGGGAACGAGCTGACCGGGCCGGTGCCATCCACCATTGGCGACCTCACGCAGCTGCTTAGCCTCGACCTCAGCGGCAACTCCTTGAACGGGTCGATTCCTCCCAGCCTCGGCAACCTGCAGCGCCTGGTGCTGCTCAACCTCTCCGGCAATGGGCTGACCGGCGTTGTCCCGAGGGAACTGTTCGGCCTCTCGACGATGTCGTCGGCGATGGACTTGTCTCGTAACCAGCTGGACGGCGTTCTCCCGCGAGAGGTAGGCCAGCTTGCGAAACTCACGTTCATGGCGCTCTCCGGGAACCGCTTCATCGGCGACGTGCCGGCGGAGCTCGGGGGCTGCCAGAGCCTGGAGTTCCTCGACCTGCACAGCAATCTCTTCGCCGGAAGCATCCCGCCGTCGTTGAGCAGGTTGAAGGGGCTCAGGATGATGAACCTGTCGAGCAACAGGTTATCCGGCGCCatcccgccggagctcgcccagaTTACAGCGCTGCAGGGGCTGGACCTCTCGCGGAACGAACTGTCCGGCGGCGTGCCAGCGGGATTGGCCAACATGAGCTCCCTGGTCCAGCTCGACGTGTCCGGCAACAACCTCGTCGGCGACGTCCCACATCGAGGCGTGTTCGCGAACGCGACCGGGTTCAAGATGGCCGGTAACAGCGCGCTCTGCGGCGGCGCCCCGCAGCTCCGGCTGCAGCCGTGCCGGACGCTCGCGGATTCCACCGGAGGCTCTCACCTGTTCCTCAAGATCGCGCTGCCCATTATCGGGGCCGCTCTCTGCATCGCCGTACTGTTCACCGTCCTCCTGTGGCGGCGCAAGAGGAAGTCCAGGACCACGAGCATGACCGCTCGCAGCGTGCTCAACGGCAACTACTACCCGAGGGTGTCCTACGCCGATCTTGCGAAAGCCACCGACGGTTTCGCGGAGGCGAACCTCGTCGGCGCCGGGAAGTACGGGTGCGTGTACCGCGGCACTCTCGCACTGAAGACGAAAGGAAACCTGTCGCACGAGGCCATGGCCGTGGCGGTGAAGGTGTTCGACCTCCGGCAAGCTGGGGCGTGCAAGACGTTCCTGTCGGAGTGCGATACACTGCGTAACGCACGGCACCGGAACCTGATCGGCATCGTCACCTGCTGCGCCAGCGTCGACGCGGCCGGCGGTGAGTTCAGGGCCCTCGTGTTCGACTTCATGCCCAACTCCAGCCTCGACCGGTGGCTGCACCCGGGGCCATCGGACGTGCGCAAGCACGGCGGCCTAAGCCTGGTCCAGAGGCTGGGCATCGCCGTGGACATCGCCGACGCGCTGAGCTACCTACACAACAGCTGCGACCCGCCGATCGTGCACTGCGACCTCAAGCCGGGGAACGTCCTGCTCGGCGACGACATGACGGCACGCATCGGCGACTTCGGCCTCGCCCAGCTGCTGCTCCTCGACGCCCCCGGAGGCACCGAGAGCACCATTGGCATCAGGGGCACGATCGGCTACGTCGCACCAG AGTACGGCACGACGGGGAGCGTGTCGACGGCCGGCGACGCGTACAGCTACGGGGTCACCCTCCTGGAGATCCTGGCCGGGAAGGCGCCGACCGAcggcgggctcggggacggcacGACGCTGCCGGAATTGGTGGCGGCGGCGTTCCCGGAGAGGATCGAGCAGGTGCTCGACCCGGCCCTGCTGCCGATGGAGGAGCTGGACAGATCGGTCTCTGTTTCGGCTTCGATTTCGACCATGTCGACGGCGTCGTTGTCATATTCGGAGGATAGCGAGGTGCGCGTCACGGCGCGGGACTGCGTGGTCGCCGCCGTCAGGGTCGCGCTCAGCTGCTGCCGGCGGGCgccgtacgaaaggatgggcatgaGGGAGGCCGCCGCCGAGATGCACCTCATCAGAGACGCCTGCCTTCGCGCTTGCGGTGCCGAGAAGCCTGTGGTTCAGGATCTTCCAGTCCCCTGA